The following coding sequences are from one Triticum dicoccoides isolate Atlit2015 ecotype Zavitan chromosome 4A, WEW_v2.0, whole genome shotgun sequence window:
- the LOC119289403 gene encoding phosphatidylinositol transfer protein 3-like, translating to MDFGTDEGQHGHGDGGDAAEWKKVAELRAVAEAQDPAAKEEDDFVLRRFLCARDYNIGKASTMLLQYLAWKRVTKPHGSISGEEVRDEIVKKRVDMQGFDRLGRPMAYIYGARHFPARRDLDGFKRYVAYVLDKICTRLPVGQEKFAAVIDLRGWGYANCDIRGYVAALDIMQSYYPERLGRVFLIHVPYMFMAAWKMVYPFIDDKTKKKFVFVVDRDLDATLRDAIDDSQLPEEYGGKLKL from the exons ATGGACTTCGGTACTGATGAGGGCCAGCACGGCCATGGCGACGGAGGCGACGCGGCGGAGTGGAAGAAGGTGGCGGAGCTGAGGGCCGTCGCCGAGGCCCAGGACCCCGCGGCCAAG GAGGAGGACGATTTCGTGCTGCGCCGGTTCCTGTGTGCTCGGGACTACAACATTGGCAAGGCGTCGACGATGCTCCTCCAGTACCTCGCCTGGAAGCGCGTCACCAAGCCCCATGGCTCCATCTCCGGCGAGGAGGTGCGCGACGAGATCGTAAAGAAGAGGGTCGACATGCAGGGCTTCGATCGTCTTGGTCGCCCCATGGCGTATATCTATGGCGCACGCCACTTTCCCGCCCGGCGAGACCTTGACGGATTCAAGCGCTATGTAGCCTATGTCCTCGACAAAATATGCACcag GTTGCCGGTGGGGCAGGAGAAGTTTGCGGCAGTGATAGACTTGAGAGGGTGGGGGTATGCAAACTGCGACATCCGAGGCTATGTGGCAGCGCTCGACATCATGCAGAGCTATTACCCTGAGCGATTGGGGCGTGTGTTCCTGATCCATGTGCCCTACATGTTCATGGCTGCATGGAAGATGGTTTACCCCTTCATCGATGACAAGACAAAAAAGAAGTTTGTGTTTGTCGTTGATAGGGACCTCGATGCCACTCTTCGGGACGCCATTGACGACTCCCAACTACCTGAGGAATACGGCGGCAAGCTCAAGCTATAG